One genomic window of Phoenix dactylifera cultivar Barhee BC4 chromosome 6, palm_55x_up_171113_PBpolish2nd_filt_p, whole genome shotgun sequence includes the following:
- the LOC103720222 gene encoding HVA22-like protein a — MGSGSFLKVVAKNFDVLAGPVVTLAYPLYASVKAIETKSPVDDQQWLTYWVLYSFITLFEMTFAKVIEWLPFWSYAKLIFNCWLVLPYFNGAAYVYEHFVRPLFVNQQTVNIWHFPKKMNFFGKPDDVLSAAERYIGENGPEAFEKLMSKSERVSKPRNNRRSILEEVEAERGSKSGSENYTIFDGDHRY, encoded by the exons ATGGGTTCAGGATCTTTCCTCAAGGTCGTAGCGAAGAACTTCGATGTTCTTGCCGG GCCTGTGGTGACACTTGCTTACCCTTT GTATGCTTCAGTCAAGGCAATAGAAACCAAATCTCCTGTTGATGATCAGCAATGGCTCACTTATTGGGTCTTGTATTCTTTTATTACTCTGTTTGAAATGACTTTTGCCAAAGTGATTGAATG GCTTCCTTTCTGGTCCTATGCAAAGCTGATCTTCAACTGCTGGTTGGTCTTACCCTACTTCAATGGTGCTGCATATGTCTATGAACATTTTGTGAGGCCGTTGTTTGTCAACCAACAAACGGTAAACATTTGGCATTTCCCAAAGAAGATGAACTTCTTCGGTAAACCAGATGATGTTTTATCAGCTGCAGAAAGATATATTGGAGAGAACGGACCAGAAGCATTTGAAAAGCTCATGAGCAAG TCTGAGAGGGTATCGAAGCCCAGGAATAACCGCCGTTCAATTTTAGAGGAGGTGGAAGCTGAAAGAGGATCAAAGTCCGGGAGTGAAAATTATACGATCTTTGATGGCGATCATCGATACTAA